In a genomic window of Thalassotalea piscium:
- a CDS encoding GspE/PulE family protein, with protein MAAPKLKMRLGDLLVHEHIITNEQLMQALNSQKTSGRKLGDTLIELGFIGEKQLLEFLAQQLDVPFLDISQRRILPEVAKLLPEVHARRLRALIIEDQGDEVLIGMSDPADLGGLDQLEQMLAPKRIKLAVVMESQLYEAFDGLYRRTADIESFASQLGEEYDQSSDFDLSSTFADEGGDATVGKLLQSVFEDAVQMRASDVHIEPDEKQLRIRQRIDGVLQENVLKETKIASAMVLRLKLMAGLDISEKRLPQDGRFNLKIKGHSIDVRMSTMPVQYGESVVMRLLDQSAGLLSLDETGMPADLVARLRHQITRPHGMVLVTGPTGSGKTTTLYAALSELNQSTKKIITVEDPVEYRLPRINQVQVNSKIDLTFSSVLRTALRQDPDILMVGEMRDQETVEIGLRGALTGHLVLSTLHTNDAITSALRLIDMGAAGFLVGSSLRAIVAQRLVRRICEHCGIVHQPTSQELLWLTNLTGDDSANSAQFKQGKGCQSCQYTGYRGRIGVFELLEMNEPMMAALKRNDTDSFTEMSKANPTFKPLALSAFDYACQGITTVEEVLRLVETVEVAG; from the coding sequence ATGGCTGCACCGAAGCTAAAAATGCGATTAGGTGATTTATTAGTACATGAGCATATTATTACTAATGAACAATTGATGCAGGCTTTAAACAGCCAGAAAACATCAGGCCGAAAGCTAGGTGATACCTTAATTGAATTAGGGTTTATTGGTGAAAAACAACTACTGGAATTTCTAGCACAGCAACTTGACGTTCCTTTTCTTGATATTAGCCAACGTCGCATATTACCGGAAGTTGCTAAGTTACTACCAGAAGTGCATGCACGAAGACTACGCGCATTAATTATTGAAGACCAAGGTGACGAAGTGCTCATTGGCATGAGCGACCCTGCTGACTTAGGTGGCTTGGATCAACTCGAACAAATGCTTGCACCTAAGCGTATTAAGCTTGCTGTAGTAATGGAATCTCAGCTTTATGAAGCATTCGATGGATTATATCGCCGAACTGCTGATATTGAGTCTTTCGCCAGTCAGCTCGGTGAAGAATATGACCAAAGTTCAGACTTTGATTTATCAAGTACATTTGCTGATGAAGGCGGAGATGCAACTGTTGGTAAGTTATTGCAATCAGTATTTGAAGATGCTGTACAAATGCGCGCATCAGATGTACATATTGAACCAGATGAAAAGCAACTACGGATAAGGCAACGTATTGACGGTGTCTTGCAGGAAAACGTATTAAAAGAAACTAAAATTGCATCAGCAATGGTACTCCGCCTTAAGTTAATGGCGGGTTTAGATATTTCGGAAAAACGTTTACCCCAAGATGGTCGCTTTAACTTAAAAATAAAAGGGCATAGTATTGATGTGCGTATGTCTACAATGCCAGTGCAATACGGCGAGTCTGTGGTTATGCGTTTACTTGATCAATCGGCAGGTTTATTGTCGCTTGATGAAACAGGCATGCCGGCTGATTTAGTTGCAAGATTACGTCATCAAATAACTCGACCTCATGGTATGGTATTAGTAACTGGGCCAACGGGGAGTGGTAAAACTACAACGTTATATGCTGCATTAAGTGAGTTAAACCAATCTACTAAGAAAATAATTACCGTAGAAGATCCAGTAGAATATCGTTTACCTCGGATCAACCAGGTACAAGTAAATAGTAAGATAGACTTAACATTCTCAAGTGTACTACGAACAGCACTTCGTCAAGACCCTGATATTCTGATGGTTGGCGAAATGCGTGACCAAGAAACAGTTGAAATTGGTTTGCGAGGCGCATTAACCGGTCATTTAGTGTTATCTACACTTCATACTAATGATGCAATTACCAGTGCGTTACGATTGATTGATATGGGGGCTGCTGGCTTTTTAGTAGGTAGTTCATTACGAGCGATTGTTGCGCAGCGTTTAGTGCGTCGTATTTGTGAGCATTGTGGTATCGTGCATCAACCGACTAGCCAAGAGCTATTATGGCTTACTAACTTAACCGGTGATGATAGTGCCAATTCCGCACAATTTAAACAGGGTAAAGGCTGTCAATCATGTCAGTATACGGGGTATAGAGGTCGAATAGGGGTGTTTGAGTTATTAGAAATGAATGAACCTATGATGGCCGCTTTAAAACGAAATGACACAGATAGTTTTACTGAAATGTCTAAAGCTAATCCAACGTTTAAGCCACTTGCACTATCTGCATTTGATTATGCTTGTCAGGGTATTACTACCGTAGAGGAAGTATTAAGGCTAGTGGAAACTGTTGAAGTGGCAGGGTAA
- a CDS encoding type II secretion system F family protein: MAAYNYVGRDASGAQVKGVVEAANVNTVAEQLSRQRIIPIAITEAKSAKGSAGDLANIDIGQLLGLEVIALDDLIVFCRQMYALVRSGVPILRAINGMAESTSSPKLKQALIEVSAHLEGGYELSSALHRHPKIFSPLFVSLIHVGENTGNLDQAFSKLASYFEREQETKKRIKTALRYPSFVLIALAAAIVILNIWVIPTFAEMFSKLGADLPWATKALINSSNFFLDYWPYMLVGVLVIYFGIRHYVNTPKGRHTWDRFKTKLPVVGSVIERSILSRFSHSFAIVLKAGVPMTTGLSLVSDAVDNTYMQKKILKMRSAIESGESLLRAAVASTMFTPLVLQMIAVGEETGRVDELLEEVGDYYEREVEYELSTLTARIEPILIAIVAAMVLILALGIFTPMWDMMSAFKGK, from the coding sequence ATGGCAGCTTATAACTATGTTGGCCGAGACGCCAGTGGCGCTCAAGTAAAGGGAGTTGTTGAAGCGGCTAATGTCAATACTGTGGCGGAGCAGCTTTCACGCCAACGAATAATTCCAATAGCGATCACTGAAGCGAAATCTGCCAAAGGTAGTGCTGGTGACTTAGCTAATATTGATATTGGGCAATTATTAGGTTTGGAAGTTATTGCGTTAGATGATTTGATTGTCTTCTGTCGACAGATGTATGCTCTCGTGCGATCGGGTGTACCTATTTTACGAGCAATTAATGGTATGGCTGAATCGACTAGCTCTCCAAAGTTAAAACAAGCTTTAATTGAAGTATCTGCTCATCTGGAGGGGGGGTATGAGCTTTCGTCAGCGCTGCACAGACACCCCAAAATATTTTCACCTTTGTTTGTATCGTTAATACATGTTGGCGAGAATACTGGTAACCTTGATCAGGCTTTTTCAAAACTTGCCAGCTACTTTGAGCGAGAGCAAGAGACTAAAAAACGTATTAAAACAGCACTGCGCTATCCATCATTTGTGTTAATCGCACTTGCAGCAGCAATTGTAATTTTAAATATTTGGGTTATTCCAACATTTGCTGAAATGTTTTCAAAATTAGGCGCAGATTTGCCTTGGGCAACAAAAGCTTTGATTAATAGCTCTAACTTCTTTTTGGATTATTGGCCTTACATGCTTGTAGGAGTGTTGGTGATCTACTTTGGTATTCGTCATTACGTAAATACACCAAAAGGTCGCCATACTTGGGACCGATTTAAAACCAAGCTACCAGTAGTGGGCTCAGTAATTGAACGTTCCATATTGTCACGATTTTCACACAGCTTTGCTATTGTTTTAAAAGCAGGTGTTCCAATGACAACCGGGCTTTCGTTGGTGTCTGATGCTGTAGACAATACTTATATGCAAAAGAAAATATTGAAGATGCGCAGTGCAATTGAAAGCGGTGAAAGTTTATTAAGAGCAGCAGTTGCCAGTACAATGTTTACCCCTTTAGTATTACAGATGATCGCGGTTGGGGAAGAAACTGGACGGGTTGATGAACTATTAGAGGAAGTTGGCGACTATTATGAACGAGAGGTTGAGTATGAACTAAGTACATTAACTGCACGTATAGAACCGATATTAATTGCTATCGTTGCTGCTATGGTATTAATCTTAGCATTAGGTATATTTACCCCTATGTGGGATATGATGTCTGCATTTAAAGGCAAATAG
- a CDS encoding type II secretion system protein, with product MNKQSGFTLIELVIVVVILGFLAVTAIPKFIDLTDQAKQANIEGMAGGYATAISLARAQWEAEGRPTNTTGQNVVSYDGTDLLLTTENKAAGIRAGYVVSQVLGRNTGAGLGGGFTAENCIDIWNGILQQPPKLTDNITTLNNDKSMQYFVTLNGTAATTSCSYHLKETLSKDGNGLFVTTNINTVSNFFTYFPATSNVEITIKQ from the coding sequence ATGAATAAACAGTCAGGTTTTACCTTAATCGAATTAGTTATTGTTGTTGTTATCTTGGGATTTCTAGCAGTAACGGCTATTCCTAAATTTATTGATTTAACGGATCAAGCTAAGCAGGCTAATATTGAAGGAATGGCAGGCGGTTATGCAACAGCAATCTCTTTAGCTAGAGCGCAATGGGAGGCCGAAGGGCGACCAACCAATACTACAGGTCAAAATGTTGTATCTTATGACGGTACCGACTTGCTATTAACTACTGAAAATAAAGCAGCAGGTATTCGTGCTGGTTATGTAGTATCGCAAGTCTTGGGACGAAATACAGGCGCAGGCCTAGGTGGTGGCTTTACTGCTGAAAACTGTATTGACATTTGGAATGGTATTTTGCAACAACCACCAAAATTAACAGACAATATTACCACATTAAATAATGACAAAAGTATGCAGTATTTTGTTACCTTAAACGGTACTGCTGCTACAACGAGCTGCTCATATCATTTGAAAGAAACGCTTTCAAAAGATGGTAACGGTTTATTTGTTACGACTAACATTAATACAGTAAGTAACTTCTTTACTTACTTTCCAGCGACAAGTAATGTAGAAATTACTATTAAGCAATAA